The Echeneis naucrates chromosome 8, fEcheNa1.1, whole genome shotgun sequence genome has a window encoding:
- the prl gene encoding prolactin has product MAHKGTTGSKLFITVLYMVVSSSAVPVTDLLDRASQRSDKLHALSTSLSQELNSHLPLIGRVITPRPSMCHTAALQTPTDKTQTLQLSEANLLSLARSLLQAWMDPLVDISTSANSLPHPARNIISNQVQELQEHSKSLEDGLDILSRKMGPVAQTISFLPYLRGNDISQDRISSLINLQFLMSCFRRDSHKIDSFLKVLRCRAAKLQPQMC; this is encoded by the exons ATGGCTCACAAAGGAACCACTGGAAGTAAACTATTTATTACAG tgttgtACATGGTGGTGTCCAGCAGTGCTGTCCCCGTCACTGACCTGCTGGACCGAGCCTCTCAGCGCTCTGACAAACTGCACGCTCTCAGCACATCACTCAGCCAAGAGCTG AACTCCCACCTGCCACTGATAGGCCGGGTGATCACGCCCCGACCCTCAATGTGCCACACCGCTGCTCTCCAGACACCGACCGACAAAACCCAAACTCTTCAGCTATCA GAGGCCAATCTGTTGTCATTGGCTCGCTCTCTGCTCCAAGCCTGGATGGATCCCCTGGTAGACATCTCCACCTCTGCAAACTCCCTTCCTCACCCGGCCCGTAACATCATATCCAACCAGGTGCAGGAGCTGCAAGAGCACTCCAAGAGCCTGGAAGATGGCCTGGATATTCTGTCTCGCAAG ATGGGTCCAGTGGCTCAGACTATCTCCTTTCTTCCCTACCTGAGAGGCAATGACATCAGCCAGGACAGGATTTCCAGTCTGATAAACTTACAATTCCTGATGTCTTGCTTCCGACGGGACTCGCATAAGATCGACAGCTTCCTGAAAGTCCTACGCTGCCGGGCAGCAAAGTTACAACCCCAAATGTGCTAA